DNA sequence from the Staphylococcus epidermidis genome:
ATTAAAAGATGTTGAACAATTTAGTCGACAAGTTGGTGGCGCACCGTGTAACGTAGCGGCTACAGTAAGTAAATTAGGTGGAAAATCAGAAATGATAACACAACTAGGAAATGACGCGTTTGGTGATATCATTGTAGAAACAATTGAACAACTTGGCGTAGGTACGCAATATATTAAGCGAACTAATAAAGCAAATACTGCATTGGCATTTGTCAGCCTTCAAGATGATGGTCAAAGAGATTTCTCATTTTATCGTAAACCTTCTGCAGATATGTTATATCAACCTGAAAATATTGATGATATTCAAGTATTCCAAGACGATATTTTACATTTTTGTTCTGTAGATTTAATAGAGAGTGACATGAAATATGCCCATGAGAAAATGATTGAAAAATTCGAGTCAGTAGATGGTACTATTGTTTTTGACCCTAATGTACGCTTACCTTTATGGGAAGATAAACTCGAATGTCAACGTACAATAAATGCGTTCATACCTAAAGCACATATTGTTAAAATATCTGATGAAGAATTATTATTTATTACTGGTAAGAGGAATGAAGATGAAGCGATTCAATCTTTATTTAGAGGTCGAGTTAATGTAGTGATTTATACACAAGGAGCGCAAGGTGCAACTATTTATACCAAAGATGATTATCGTATTCATCATGAGGGGTATCAAGTACAAGCAATTGATACAACTGGTGCTGGTGACGCATTTATAGGTGCTATTATTTATTGCATACTCGAGTCTCGGTATTCTGAATGTAAAGATTTATTTAAGGAAAAGGGCAAGGATATACTAGCGTTTAGTAATCGTGTCGCAGCACTTACAACAACGAAACATGGTGCTATTGAAAGTTTGCCAACAAAAGAAGATATAAAAGACTATAATTGATTTAAAATATAAGAAATAAGTAAAACACCCATCTTTACAATTTCATATCGTAAAGATGGGTGTTTCATTATATTTTTTTAACATTACGTACTGAAGCGAAACAATTTTCGCCATTCTTAAAG
Encoded proteins:
- a CDS encoding carbohydrate kinase family protein, whose product is MRRLFAIGEALIDFIPNVTHSKLKDVEQFSRQVGGAPCNVAATVSKLGGKSEMITQLGNDAFGDIIVETIEQLGVGTQYIKRTNKANTALAFVSLQDDGQRDFSFYRKPSADMLYQPENIDDIQVFQDDILHFCSVDLIESDMKYAHEKMIEKFESVDGTIVFDPNVRLPLWEDKLECQRTINAFIPKAHIVKISDEELLFITGKRNEDEAIQSLFRGRVNVVIYTQGAQGATIYTKDDYRIHHEGYQVQAIDTTGAGDAFIGAIIYCILESRYSECKDLFKEKGKDILAFSNRVAALTTTKHGAIESLPTKEDIKDYN